A region of uncultured Draconibacterium sp. DNA encodes the following proteins:
- a CDS encoding helix-turn-helix domain-containing protein, producing the protein MDKTTAIIGFVQSLFGILIFSTKRPGHLSFVFLTVWMAVIAIFLGASLLPFQVVEYFKPGIFPIMFLIGPLLYFYVSSLAIENFKLKPIQLLHFIPFLLVVIHRSTIQVVPIAGPPELTDNPNYLYNKIYYSFLIVSVVVYWFLGLDLILKHRKKIPLYFSNYSSRNTLNWLILVISLFLVLFIANFSMFFVQNVLELGIIRFTTLSFNLTLFTFIMIYFGMNQSAIYQTEKGQSEVHGQLAHSNSQENKYVGSALNNDQMAELNDAVLIYLNSKKPYLNPDFNLQMMVDDLNVSRHKLSQVINRSQNKNFYKLMNEYRVKEVKEKLANKKYKNLTVLGIAYESGFNSKTTFNRIFKEETGMTPTEYIKTL; encoded by the coding sequence GTGGATAAAACGACCGCAATAATTGGATTTGTACAATCACTTTTTGGGATTTTGATTTTCTCAACAAAACGTCCAGGGCATTTAAGTTTTGTGTTTTTAACCGTTTGGATGGCTGTAATAGCAATATTTTTAGGAGCAAGTCTTCTCCCTTTCCAGGTGGTGGAATATTTTAAACCCGGTATTTTCCCCATTATGTTTTTAATTGGGCCCCTACTTTATTTTTATGTGAGTTCACTGGCTATAGAAAATTTTAAATTAAAACCGATCCAGCTATTACATTTCATTCCATTTTTGCTGGTGGTCATTCATCGTTCCACAATTCAGGTTGTGCCCATTGCAGGTCCGCCGGAGTTAACTGATAATCCAAATTATTTATATAATAAAATATACTATTCATTTCTAATCGTTTCAGTTGTTGTTTATTGGTTTTTGGGTTTGGACCTCATTCTGAAACACCGAAAAAAAATCCCGTTATATTTTTCAAATTATTCTAGTAGAAATACCCTTAACTGGTTGATTCTTGTTATATCGTTGTTCCTGGTTTTGTTTATCGCTAATTTTTCGATGTTTTTTGTTCAAAATGTCTTGGAGCTTGGAATTATCAGATTTACAACACTTTCGTTTAATCTTACTCTTTTTACTTTTATTATGATTTATTTTGGAATGAATCAATCGGCTATTTATCAAACGGAGAAAGGGCAATCAGAAGTGCATGGACAATTAGCTCATTCAAATAGTCAGGAAAATAAATATGTTGGTTCTGCTTTAAATAACGACCAGATGGCAGAATTAAATGACGCGGTTCTGATTTATTTGAATAGTAAAAAACCATACCTCAATCCGGATTTCAACCTGCAAATGATGGTCGACGATTTAAATGTTTCGAGACATAAACTATCGCAGGTTATCAACAGAAGTCAGAATAAGAATTTTTATAAACTTATGAATGAATACAGGGTAAAAGAGGTAAAAGAGAAACTGGCAAATAAGAAATATAAAAACTTAACTGTTTTGGGAATTGCTTATGAAAGTGGGTTTAATTCTAAAACTACATTCAATCGGATTTTCAAGGAGGAAACCGGAATGACCCCAACTGAGTACATTAAAACTTTGTAG
- a CDS encoding glycoside hydrolase family 3 N-terminal domain-containing protein, whose amino-acid sequence MKTFLSLSVSLLLIFQSCTKKPEYVQPELGLRSVELLKVDGFQFKDLNKNGELDKYEDWRLSVDERSADLLSKMSVEEKAGFMLINSLNMVGTRAAEASEGKLVASDLSETESSGSFGGFGQNRRQASADSTRQGTRGASGGSQNIEGAFIANMSRSGGTTDRVIKYHNRHFILRSNESVNVTTEWANKLQALCESEPLGIPAIIASNPRNHITTNPSLGTSVGTTVFTAWPGELGLSAMRDLNLVREFAEDSRQEWAAVGLRKGYMYMADLATEPRWSRVNGTFGENSEWVAKMTREIVLGFQGEKLHSKSVALTTKHFPGGGSGKDGQDSHFEWGKAEVYPGGMFKNNLIPFQAAIDAGTSAIMPYYSLPEGTEYEEVGFAYNKGIINDVLRNRMGFKGIINSDTGILTRMSWGVEELSKPERYKKAIEAGTNLFSGESDPEMLIEVINSGMVDMALIDSSVVRMLKEKFELGLFENPYVDVDEAEKIVNNEKFRESAATAMRKSIVLLRNENNALPVKPKTKVYFESYPKTSGGRNREPQPDVPNVYTLNNNQYEIEFVKTPEEAEMVLLWLQPGGNSLFRSTGEPVSISLSKCGVDVDYVNGISAKKTTVLVINYTNPWVINEVYNEGTKNVVGVLATFGTTPDALLDVITGKYNPTGKMPFSTPISNEAVENQKEDVPGYLEGEGYSLFNYDEGISYGN is encoded by the coding sequence ATGAAAACTTTTCTTTCCCTATCTGTTTCACTCCTGCTTATTTTTCAATCGTGCACAAAAAAGCCGGAATATGTTCAACCGGAGTTGGGCTTACGTTCTGTGGAGTTATTAAAAGTTGACGGTTTTCAGTTTAAAGATCTCAACAAAAATGGCGAACTCGATAAGTATGAAGACTGGCGACTGTCGGTAGATGAGCGAAGTGCAGATCTTCTTTCAAAAATGTCGGTGGAAGAAAAAGCCGGTTTTATGTTGATTAACTCACTCAATATGGTTGGTACACGTGCAGCGGAAGCTTCTGAAGGTAAACTTGTTGCCAGTGATCTTTCTGAAACCGAAAGTAGTGGTAGTTTCGGCGGCTTCGGACAGAACAGAAGACAGGCTTCGGCTGACAGTACAAGACAAGGTACCCGTGGAGCCAGCGGAGGTTCACAAAACATCGAGGGAGCTTTTATTGCCAATATGAGCAGATCGGGTGGAACCACCGATCGGGTTATAAAATATCATAACCGCCATTTTATTCTCCGATCCAATGAAAGTGTAAATGTTACGACTGAATGGGCGAATAAACTGCAGGCACTTTGTGAAAGCGAGCCGCTTGGAATTCCTGCGATAATTGCATCCAATCCCAGAAATCATATAACCACAAATCCATCATTGGGAACCAGTGTGGGAACTACTGTTTTTACGGCGTGGCCAGGTGAACTAGGATTGTCGGCTATGCGCGATTTGAATTTGGTGCGAGAGTTTGCCGAAGATTCCCGACAGGAGTGGGCAGCAGTAGGTTTGCGAAAAGGTTATATGTACATGGCAGATCTTGCAACAGAACCACGGTGGTCGAGAGTTAACGGAACATTTGGAGAAAATTCGGAATGGGTGGCAAAAATGACCCGGGAAATCGTACTTGGGTTTCAGGGAGAAAAACTTCATTCCAAATCTGTGGCGCTTACAACCAAACACTTCCCAGGTGGAGGATCCGGGAAAGACGGTCAGGACTCGCACTTTGAATGGGGAAAAGCAGAAGTTTATCCGGGAGGAATGTTCAAGAATAACCTGATTCCGTTTCAGGCAGCAATTGATGCAGGTACATCTGCAATTATGCCCTACTATTCGTTACCAGAAGGAACCGAATACGAAGAAGTTGGCTTTGCTTATAATAAGGGAATAATAAATGATGTTCTCAGAAACCGCATGGGATTTAAAGGTATCATAAACTCTGACACGGGAATTCTAACCCGCATGTCCTGGGGAGTTGAGGAGTTATCGAAACCTGAACGTTATAAAAAAGCAATCGAAGCAGGCACCAATCTTTTTTCCGGTGAATCGGATCCGGAAATGCTTATTGAAGTGATAAATAGCGGAATGGTGGATATGGCTTTAATCGACAGCTCAGTTGTACGTATGTTAAAAGAAAAATTTGAACTTGGTTTGTTCGAAAATCCTTATGTTGACGTGGACGAAGCAGAAAAAATCGTCAACAATGAAAAATTCAGGGAAAGTGCAGCCACAGCCATGCGCAAATCAATTGTTTTATTAAGAAACGAGAATAATGCATTGCCTGTAAAACCAAAAACAAAGGTTTATTTTGAATCTTATCCAAAAACGTCCGGTGGGAGAAACAGGGAGCCGCAACCAGATGTCCCCAACGTTTATACTTTGAATAACAATCAATACGAGATTGAATTCGTTAAAACTCCGGAAGAGGCAGAAATGGTTTTGCTTTGGTTACAGCCCGGCGGAAACTCTTTATTCAGATCTACGGGGGAACCAGTTTCTATTTCCCTTTCCAAATGTGGTGTAGATGTTGATTATGTTAATGGGATTTCAGCAAAGAAGACAACTGTTCTGGTTATTAACTATACCAACCCGTGGGTAATAAATGAGGTTTATAACGAGGGAACAAAAAATGTGGTTGGGGTTCTTGCCACCTTTGGCACAACTCCCGATGCGCTTCTGGATGTAATAACAGGGAAATATAATCCGACAGGCAAAATGCCATTTTCAACACCAATATCAAATGAGGCAGTTGAAAATCAAAAGGAAGATGTACCGGGTTATTTGGAAGGAGAAGGATATTCACTTTTCAATTATGATGAAGGAATAAGTTACGGAAATTAA
- a CDS encoding glycoside hydrolase family 2 TIM barrel-domain containing protein, translating to MKKLGLKTILILCFAVLIFTHNSNAREVISINKNWSYKDGVELPRGLGWGFGRTTSDTVNLPHTWNSADFMSEAGYRRGYGSYRKNLEIPKEYEGKRLFLKFEGAGTVANVFVNSNHMGEHKGAYNAFTYEITDVVNYGGRNSVSVICDNSQRFDLAPQGGDFNMYGGLYRDAWLIVTEDDACISPLYFSSNGVLIHQLYASEKRAELRAEIHLSTKSDYENCTVEFSVLDADDKPIFSEVDSILENDGAVINVGINNPHLWNGKKDPYLYKTVIVLSRNGEEIDRVEETIGIRYFYVDADKGFFLNGEHLKLNGVCRHQDWAGVASALTEENHLVDYAFFDEIGANSLRLAHYPQAKFMFQEADRRGYVVWEEIPFVGGYINSEAFEDNLKLQLKELIIQNYNHPSICFWGLFNEIRGDFDAITAELNDLAHKLDPTRLTVAASYQPGSFNHITDAIAWNKYFGWYYDQIEDFGPFYDDFHAQYPHAKVGLSEYGAGGSINQHVSQFIPEENPRPTSRGPWHPEEKQTANHIGHIKMITERDFIWGSYIWNMFNFGSNHRQEGDTPHENDKGLVTMDRKIRKDAFFLYKANWNKNEKTVHFCSKRFTERKEDITDVVVFTTAPSARLFINSKQIGKLNTNDYATVIWKDVKLNPGKNLVEIKTVDGNDTAEWTVE from the coding sequence ATGAAAAAATTAGGTCTGAAAACAATCTTGATTTTATGTTTTGCGGTATTAATTTTTACGCACAATTCAAATGCCCGCGAAGTAATTTCAATAAATAAAAACTGGAGTTACAAAGATGGCGTTGAACTTCCCAGGGGACTCGGTTGGGGATTTGGGCGAACCACATCCGATACCGTTAACTTACCTCACACGTGGAACAGTGCCGATTTTATGTCGGAAGCAGGCTACCGAAGAGGTTACGGCTCGTACCGCAAGAATTTGGAAATTCCAAAGGAATACGAAGGAAAACGTTTGTTTCTGAAATTTGAAGGAGCCGGGACAGTGGCAAATGTGTTTGTCAATTCAAATCATATGGGAGAACACAAGGGAGCTTACAATGCCTTTACCTACGAAATTACCGATGTGGTAAATTATGGAGGGAGAAACAGTGTAAGTGTAATTTGCGACAACTCGCAACGATTCGATCTGGCTCCGCAAGGTGGAGATTTCAACATGTATGGCGGTTTATACCGGGATGCCTGGTTAATTGTAACCGAAGACGATGCCTGTATTTCACCTTTGTATTTCAGTTCCAACGGTGTGTTAATTCATCAGTTGTACGCATCCGAAAAAAGAGCAGAACTACGCGCAGAAATTCATCTTTCAACCAAATCGGATTATGAAAATTGCACTGTAGAATTTTCGGTTCTCGATGCCGATGATAAACCAATTTTTTCTGAAGTCGACTCCATTCTTGAAAACGATGGCGCAGTTATTAATGTGGGAATCAATAATCCGCATTTATGGAACGGAAAGAAAGATCCGTATTTATACAAAACCGTAATCGTTTTATCGCGAAATGGAGAAGAGATCGATCGCGTTGAGGAAACTATCGGGATTCGTTATTTTTATGTAGATGCTGACAAAGGATTTTTCCTAAACGGAGAACACTTAAAACTGAATGGTGTTTGTCGTCACCAGGATTGGGCCGGAGTTGCATCGGCCTTAACCGAAGAGAATCATCTTGTTGATTATGCATTTTTTGATGAGATTGGAGCAAATTCGTTGCGTTTAGCGCATTATCCGCAGGCAAAATTTATGTTTCAGGAAGCCGATCGCCGGGGATATGTTGTTTGGGAAGAAATTCCTTTTGTTGGAGGGTACATCAATTCAGAAGCTTTTGAAGACAACCTTAAATTACAATTAAAGGAACTGATCATTCAAAATTATAATCATCCATCCATTTGTTTCTGGGGTTTGTTTAATGAAATCAGGGGAGATTTTGATGCCATAACAGCAGAACTGAATGACCTGGCACACAAACTTGATCCAACCCGGTTAACTGTCGCAGCCAGTTATCAACCCGGCAGTTTTAACCACATTACCGATGCCATTGCCTGGAACAAATACTTTGGCTGGTACTACGATCAAATTGAAGATTTCGGGCCATTTTACGATGATTTTCATGCCCAATATCCACATGCAAAAGTTGGCTTGAGCGAATATGGTGCAGGTGGAAGTATCAATCAGCATGTATCACAATTTATTCCGGAAGAAAATCCACGGCCAACTTCGCGCGGCCCATGGCATCCGGAAGAAAAACAAACAGCCAATCATATTGGCCATATAAAAATGATTACCGAACGGGATTTTATCTGGGGCTCATATATCTGGAATATGTTTAATTTCGGATCAAACCACCGACAGGAAGGCGATACTCCCCACGAAAATGATAAAGGACTGGTTACGATGGATCGTAAAATCCGAAAGGATGCATTTTTCCTTTACAAAGCCAATTGGAACAAGAACGAAAAAACAGTTCATTTCTGTTCCAAAAGATTCACCGAAAGAAAAGAAGATATTACAGATGTGGTCGTATTTACAACAGCCCCATCGGCAAGACTCTTCATAAACAGTAAGCAAATTGGGAAATTGAATACGAATGATTATGCCACGGTTATCTGGAAGGATGTGAAACTCAATCCGGGTAAAAATCTTGTGGAAATCAAAACGGTTGACGGAAATGACACGGCTGAATGGACTGTCGAATAA
- a CDS encoding cation transporter: MIKSEYHIAKMDCPSEENMIRMKLDGIQAIKKLEFDIENRNLTVFHSEENEEILSRLEALNFGAKLSATREVDENEFATESSDVQSKLLWSVLLINFGFFIIEMTTGLISRSMGLVADSLDMLADSFVYGLSLWAVGSTVMRKKKVARLSGYFQLTLALLGIIEVVRRFIQFEAMPDYRIMIGISVLALIANAVCLLLLQKSKSKEAHMKASMIFTSNDVIINSGVILAGVLVLVTQSKYPDLIIGSIVFLIVVRGAIRILKLGK; encoded by the coding sequence ATGATCAAATCAGAATACCACATCGCAAAAATGGACTGTCCTTCCGAAGAGAATATGATTCGGATGAAACTGGACGGAATTCAGGCCATAAAAAAACTGGAATTTGATATTGAAAACCGCAACCTTACGGTTTTTCACTCCGAAGAAAATGAGGAAATTCTGTCGCGACTGGAAGCCCTGAATTTTGGCGCAAAACTTTCGGCCACCCGCGAGGTAGATGAAAACGAGTTTGCAACGGAAAGTTCCGACGTACAATCGAAACTACTTTGGTCGGTACTTTTAATCAATTTTGGCTTTTTTATTATTGAAATGACCACAGGATTGATATCACGATCAATGGGATTGGTAGCCGACTCACTCGATATGCTTGCCGATTCCTTTGTTTACGGGCTTAGTCTTTGGGCCGTTGGGTCAACAGTTATGCGAAAAAAGAAAGTTGCACGCCTGAGTGGTTACTTTCAGCTTACGCTAGCTTTACTGGGTATTATTGAAGTGGTGAGGCGCTTTATACAATTTGAAGCCATGCCCGATTACCGCATAATGATTGGCATTTCGGTTCTGGCACTTATTGCTAATGCTGTTTGTTTGCTGCTGCTTCAAAAATCAAAAAGTAAAGAAGCACATATGAAAGCCAGCATGATATTCACCTCCAACGATGTAATAATAAACAGCGGCGTGATTTTGGCCGGTGTTTTGGTATTGGTAACGCAATCGAAATATCCCGATTTAATAATTGGTTCCATCGTATTTCTGATTGTTGTAAGAGGGGCGATACGAATATTAAAACTTGGAAAATAA
- a CDS encoding DUF5916 domain-containing protein, with product MSRTKNYGLGGVLILLMGMISIFEGSAQDRFELSLISRTKGKRIPEKTLEIKKTEANITIDGVLDEAVWQTADKAKDFHRQYPMDDTTAFSKTEASILYDDNNLYVGVTCFDELPGNYIVESLRRDYRERNNDYLMLVIDPFDDLTNGYAFTITPLGVQMEGLITGGGGGFMAVSDSWDNVWYSKTKKTDEGWTAEIKIPFKSIRYADDISNWNIQFVRNDLKRNERSTWTTVKRQYQPTSLTYSGELKWDGTPPEAGSNISIIPYVSGSATQQDLSVDNKIGWDWNAGFDGKVALSTSLNLDLTLNPDFSTVEVDRQQTNVTRFELFYPERRQFFMENSDLFSDFGFRQSQVFFSRRIGLSSPMIFGARLSGQVGDGLRVGFLNAQTKHQMNDGFDDTPAYNFTVASFKKQVFGRSNISAIVAMKQGINFSKDQDDGFDFGTQNEYNRVYGLQYNLMSADDKWDGSFYYFNSDDPVHTSKHWAHGTSVRYNTRKIMAFWTHEYVAENFNAEMGFFPRTGYFTFGPFVRYNFYPDSKTISTHGPSFRSNYYLDTNWEFTDKEMETGYGINFLNSSRINVEWQNTYVKLFDDFDPTWQFEEGTEPLPSGTEYTWNAMNASYSSNSRKDFSFDIRAGYGGFYNGNATNVSGTFRYRIKPIFSLAMNYSYNKIDLPDPYPSGDFWLVGPRIDLTFTEKIFWTNFIQYNEQGNNVNINSRLQWRFAPVSDLFLVYTENFLPEGMVSKNRGLILKMSYWINL from the coding sequence ATGAGCCGAACTAAGAATTATGGATTAGGCGGAGTACTTATTCTATTAATGGGGATGATTTCGATTTTCGAGGGAAGTGCACAAGACCGATTTGAACTATCACTAATTTCACGAACAAAGGGAAAACGGATTCCGGAGAAGACCCTGGAAATCAAAAAAACCGAAGCGAATATTACCATTGACGGGGTACTTGATGAAGCGGTGTGGCAAACAGCCGATAAAGCAAAAGATTTTCACCGGCAGTACCCCATGGACGATACAACCGCTTTTTCGAAAACCGAAGCCAGTATACTTTACGATGATAATAACTTGTATGTGGGAGTAACCTGTTTCGATGAGTTACCGGGAAACTACATTGTTGAATCGTTGAGAAGGGATTACAGGGAACGAAACAACGACTATTTAATGTTGGTTATCGATCCTTTCGACGACCTTACAAATGGTTACGCATTTACCATTACGCCTTTGGGTGTACAAATGGAAGGTTTAATTACCGGTGGCGGCGGTGGTTTTATGGCTGTTTCCGATTCGTGGGATAACGTGTGGTACTCGAAAACAAAAAAAACCGATGAGGGGTGGACGGCCGAAATCAAAATTCCTTTTAAATCAATTCGGTATGCAGATGATATCAGTAACTGGAATATCCAGTTTGTGCGAAATGATTTGAAAAGAAACGAACGCTCGACCTGGACCACCGTTAAACGGCAATATCAGCCAACATCACTAACCTATTCAGGAGAATTGAAATGGGATGGAACTCCTCCTGAAGCCGGCTCAAACATTAGTATTATTCCTTATGTTTCGGGTTCTGCAACTCAGCAGGATCTTTCGGTAGATAACAAAATTGGCTGGGACTGGAATGCCGGTTTCGACGGAAAAGTCGCCTTGTCAACTTCTTTAAATCTCGATCTGACATTAAATCCCGATTTTTCCACCGTTGAAGTCGACCGCCAGCAAACCAATGTTACCCGTTTCGAGCTGTTTTATCCCGAGCGGCGCCAGTTCTTTATGGAAAACAGCGACCTTTTCAGCGATTTTGGATTCCGCCAGTCGCAGGTGTTTTTCTCGCGTCGTATAGGTTTGTCATCTCCTATGATTTTTGGAGCACGTTTAAGCGGCCAGGTGGGAGACGGATTGCGCGTGGGATTTTTAAATGCCCAAACCAAACACCAAATGAATGATGGATTTGATGATACACCGGCTTATAATTTTACGGTTGCTTCGTTTAAAAAGCAGGTTTTCGGGCGATCCAATATATCCGCTATTGTTGCCATGAAACAGGGCATTAATTTCTCAAAAGACCAGGATGACGGATTTGATTTCGGAACACAGAACGAGTACAACCGCGTTTATGGCCTGCAATACAATTTAATGTCGGCCGACGATAAATGGGATGGCAGTTTCTACTATTTTAATTCTGATGATCCTGTTCATACCTCAAAACACTGGGCGCACGGAACAAGTGTTCGGTATAATACCCGAAAAATTATGGCATTTTGGACGCATGAATATGTTGCCGAAAACTTTAATGCCGAAATGGGCTTTTTCCCGCGTACCGGTTACTTTACCTTTGGCCCCTTTGTGCGCTACAATTTTTACCCCGACAGTAAAACAATTAGTACACACGGCCCAAGTTTCCGGTCGAATTACTACCTCGACACGAACTGGGAATTTACCGATAAAGAAATGGAAACGGGCTATGGTATAAACTTTTTGAATTCCAGCCGTATAAATGTTGAGTGGCAAAACACTTACGTGAAGTTGTTTGATGATTTTGACCCGACCTGGCAATTTGAGGAGGGAACGGAACCTTTGCCATCCGGTACGGAATATACCTGGAATGCGATGAATGCCAGTTATTCCTCCAATAGCAGAAAGGATTTTTCGTTCGATATCCGCGCGGGATATGGAGGTTTTTACAATGGAAATGCAACAAATGTATCGGGAACTTTTCGTTACCGGATCAAACCCATTTTCAGTTTAGCAATGAATTATTCGTATAACAAAATCGATTTGCCCGATCCCTATCCAAGCGGAGATTTTTGGCTGGTTGGTCCACGAATTGATTTAACATTCACAGAGAAGATCTTCTGGACCAATTTTATTCAGTATAACGAACAGGGCAATAATGTAAACATCAATTCGAGGTTACAGTGGCGGTTTGCTCCCGTTTCTGATTTATTCCTTGTTTACACCGAGAACTTTTTGCCCGAAGGAATGGTTTCTAAGAACAGGGGACTGATATTAAAAATGTCGTACTGGATTAATCTTTAA
- the efp gene encoding elongation factor P translates to MASTADFKNGMCFLFKGDIYTIVSFLHVKPGKGPAFVRTKLKNVKTGRVIENTFNSGVKVDDVRVERRQYQFLYRDEMGLNVMNTETYEQISIPDSMVENNDLMKEGQLIEIQFHAEEELPLTAEMPDKVELTVTQTIVGEKGNTASSTALKPATVETGAEVMVPMFINEGDVIRVSTADRSYSERVKQ, encoded by the coding sequence ATGGCTTCTACAGCAGATTTTAAAAATGGAATGTGCTTTTTGTTCAAAGGTGATATTTACACCATTGTATCATTCCTTCACGTAAAACCGGGTAAAGGTCCCGCTTTCGTACGTACAAAACTTAAAAATGTAAAAACCGGAAGGGTAATTGAAAATACATTTAACTCAGGTGTTAAAGTTGATGACGTTCGTGTTGAGCGTCGTCAGTACCAGTTCCTGTATCGCGATGAGATGGGATTAAATGTAATGAATACTGAAACTTACGAGCAGATTTCCATTCCTGATTCGATGGTTGAAAACAACGACCTGATGAAAGAGGGACAACTGATTGAAATTCAGTTTCATGCCGAAGAAGAATTGCCTTTAACAGCAGAAATGCCAGACAAAGTTGAGTTGACTGTAACTCAGACAATTGTTGGCGAAAAAGGTAACACAGCCAGCTCAACAGCCTTAAAACCGGCAACTGTTGAAACAGGTGCTGAGGTTATGGTGCCAATGTTTATTAACGAAGGCGATGTAATTCGCGTAAGCACTGCCGACCGTTCATATAGCGAGCGTGTAAAACAGTAA
- a CDS encoding DUF3108 domain-containing protein: MNKLFSILIIFFLATQTTSAEDISIKFNLKFSFVKGGEAEMTISDTVFNDRPAIHYHVMGKTTGLANKLYGVYDIYETYVDAETRLPVKTIRNVKEGNYRRYTETLFYHDVDSINSSRSGWRAVPDDLLDLVSVFFYFVHKNPFENLQPGDAVVYPTINADKISDISIQYLRDEKVKTDVGTVDCHVLTPTVQKGKVLEKSDGVRFYLAKDEKVPVYIEFDMQVGSLKAVIKHYKINGVEQSLK, from the coding sequence ATGAACAAGTTATTCTCCATACTGATCATTTTCTTCCTGGCAACTCAAACAACAAGTGCCGAAGATATCTCAATAAAATTCAACCTGAAATTTAGTTTCGTAAAAGGTGGCGAAGCCGAAATGACGATCAGTGATACGGTTTTTAACGACCGGCCCGCCATTCATTACCACGTAATGGGAAAAACAACGGGTTTGGCCAATAAACTTTATGGCGTTTATGATATTTACGAAACATATGTAGATGCAGAAACGCGCCTTCCGGTAAAAACAATCCGAAATGTAAAAGAAGGAAACTACCGTCGTTACACGGAAACACTTTTTTACCACGATGTTGATTCGATAAACAGCAGCCGAAGTGGCTGGCGTGCCGTTCCCGATGATTTGCTTGATCTGGTTTCGGTGTTCTTTTATTTTGTGCACAAAAATCCATTCGAGAATCTTCAGCCCGGCGATGCAGTTGTTTATCCTACTATTAATGCCGATAAAATATCGGATATATCGATACAGTATTTGCGCGACGAAAAGGTTAAAACCGATGTTGGAACGGTGGATTGCCACGTGTTAACACCAACGGTACAGAAAGGGAAAGTACTTGAAAAATCAGACGGAGTGCGGTTTTACCTGGCAAAAGATGAAAAAGTGCCGGTTTACATTGAATTCGACATGCAGGTCGGTTCGCTTAAGGCCGTTATAAAACATTATAAAATTAATGGCGTAGAACAAAGTTTAAAGTAG
- the tsaB gene encoding tRNA (adenosine(37)-N6)-threonylcarbamoyltransferase complex dimerization subunit type 1 TsaB: MAIILNIETSTEVCSVSLAENGKTLYQKESTEGLNHSKLLTVFIEDLFSENNFDIHNIDAVAVSKGPGSYTGLRIGVSVAKGLCYGLGKPLIGIGSIEAMGYYVAENAGEFYKAADGEELLFCPMIDARRMEVYTALFENGGKAVSDVTAEIIDENSFADHLQTKKILFFGNGADKCREKITHANALFNGPDKTTARFMQNLAEIKYNKNEFEDVAYFEPFYLKDFVATIPKNKVLK, translated from the coding sequence ATGGCAATTATTCTAAATATCGAAACATCAACCGAAGTATGTTCGGTTTCATTGGCAGAAAACGGTAAAACGCTTTACCAAAAAGAAAGCACCGAGGGGTTAAATCACTCGAAGTTACTCACCGTTTTTATAGAGGATCTTTTTAGCGAAAATAATTTCGACATTCATAATATTGATGCGGTAGCGGTAAGTAAAGGTCCGGGATCGTACACCGGTTTGCGCATTGGAGTGTCGGTAGCAAAAGGTCTGTGTTACGGATTAGGGAAACCACTTATTGGTATTGGTTCGATAGAAGCAATGGGGTATTACGTGGCCGAAAATGCCGGCGAATTTTACAAGGCTGCTGATGGGGAAGAACTGTTGTTTTGTCCGATGATTGACGCCCGCCGTATGGAAGTTTATACCGCTCTGTTCGAAAACGGAGGAAAGGCAGTTAGCGATGTTACCGCTGAAATTATCGATGAAAACTCTTTTGCTGATCATCTTCAAACAAAAAAAATATTGTTTTTTGGAAATGGCGCGGATAAATGCCGCGAAAAAATAACGCACGCAAATGCCTTGTTTAACGGGCCCGACAAAACAACGGCACGATTTATGCAAAATCTGGCAGAAATTAAGTACAACAAAAATGAATTTGAAGACGTTGCTTATTTCGAGCCTTTTTATTTAAAGGATTTTGTTGCAACCATTCCAAAAAACAAAGTATTAAAATGA